In a genomic window of Halalkalicoccus sp. CG83:
- a CDS encoding DUF7838 family putative zinc beta-ribbon protein, which yields MAQELDHDCPDCGTERTFYRAASTNIHLGEKVKWRCPECSYGFVQIDGIDSSQA from the coding sequence ATGGCCCAAGAGCTCGACCACGACTGCCCGGACTGTGGAACCGAACGAACGTTCTACCGGGCAGCGAGCACGAACATCCACCTCGGTGAGAAGGTCAAGTGGCGCTGTCCGGAGTGTAGCTACGGGTTCGTGCAGATCGACGGGATCGA
- a CDS encoding HalOD1 output domain-containing protein, with translation MIKIEVGNLLKNPSTPSEAIVLEVASRTGMDPFDLPPLYQYVDPEALDRLVLGPGSCRATFEYAGYGVTVHETNQIDLRELGSDRAEDD, from the coding sequence ATGATCAAAATAGAGGTAGGTAATCTCTTAAAAAATCCCTCGACTCCCAGTGAAGCGATCGTACTGGAGGTCGCGAGTCGAACCGGCATGGATCCGTTCGATCTCCCGCCGCTGTACCAGTACGTCGATCCGGAGGCGTTGGATCGACTGGTTCTGGGACCCGGTTCGTGCCGCGCGACGTTTGAGTACGCTGGGTACGGAGTGACAGTCCACGAGACGAATCAGATAGACCTCCGCGAACTCGGAAGCGATCGTGCGGAGGACGACTGA